AGTGACTGCGCGGGGCTTTGCTTTTGCCGTCACCGTGGCAACACGTGGGTGACGGTTGATGTCATGGCGCACTCGGCGGGATTCGAACCCACGACCCCTGCCTTCGGAGGGCAGTACTCTATCCAGCTGAGCTACGAGTGCAACGGGCCGCATCATACCCATCTGCGTCGAGGACGTCCATCGCCTTGATCTGTGGCTGTTTTTCCACGGCATCGGGGGAGCCGGCGATTGCCCGGCGAGTCCGCCCCGACCGGTGCGAGGCTTGGGTGCGCAACGGTCTATCCATATGCGATATCGATATTTCACAGGGCAGACTTAGGCTCGCTATCTTCTTGCTACAACTTGTTATAACAAGTCAGATCACAGCGAAGACGACCATGGCCGAATTGCTTCCCCTCTCTCCCGTACCGCTCTATACCCAGCTCAAGGACTTGCTGCGCGAGCGCATCCTCGACGGCAGCTACCCACCGCACAGCCGCATGCCCTCGGAAAACGAGCTGGGCAAGGCGTTCGACGTCAGCCGCATCACCGTGCGCCAGGCGCTGGGCGACCTGCAGAAGGAAGGGCTGATCTTCAAGATCCACGGCAAGGGCACCTTCGTCGCCAAGCCCAAGGCATTCCAGAACGTCAGCACCCTGCAGGGGCTGGCCGAGTCGATGACGCAAATGGGCTACGAAGTGCTCAACCGCCTGCGCAGCCTGCGCCATGTGCCAGCCAGTGCCCTGGTGGCGGCACGCCTGCAGGTCGAGGAGGGCAGCCTGGTCACCGAGATCCGCCGGGTGCGCCTGATCAACCGCGAGCCGGTGTCGCTGGAAATCACTTGGCTGCCCAAGGCGGTCGGGGAAAAGCTGGAGAAGGCCGACCTGGTCACCCGCGACATCTTCCTGCTGCTGGAGAACGACTGCGGCATCGCCCTCGGCCATGCCGACCTGGCCATCGACGCGGTGCTTGCCGACAGCGACCTCACCCAGGCGCTGGAGGTGGAGGAGGGCTCGCCGATCATGCGCATCGAGCGCCTTACCCACACCGCCGACGGCGCGCCGCTGGACTTCGAGCACCTCTACTACCGGGGCGATGCCTTCCAGTACCGCCTGCGCATCGACCGCCAGAAAGGGGGCAAGGCATGACTGTGGAGATCCAGGACTACGACATCGTCGTCATCGGTGGCGGCACCGCCGGCCCCATGGCGGCGATCAAGGCCAAGGAGCAGGACAAGGCCCTGCGCGTGCTGCTGCTGGAGAAGGCCAACGTCAAGCGCAGCGGCGCCATCAGCATGGGCATGGACGGTCTGAACAACGCCATCATCCCAGGCCATGCCACCGCGGAGCAGTACACCAAGGAAATCACCGTCGCCAACGATGGCATCGTCAACCAGGCCACGGTGCATGCCTATGCCACCAAGAGCTTCGAGACCATCGAGCAGCTCGACCGCTGGGGCGTGAAGTTCGAGAAGGACGAGACCGGCGACTACGCGGTGAAGAAGGTCCACCACATGGGCGCCTATGTGCTGCCCATGCCGGAGGGGCACGATATCAAGAAGGTGCTCTATCGCCAGCTCAAGCGCGCCCGGGTCGAGATCAGCAACCGCATGGTCTGCACCCGTGTGCTGCTCGATGGCGAAGGCGCGGCGGCCGGTGTACTCGGTTTCGATTGCCGCACGGGGGTGTTCCGGGTGATCCGCGCCAAGGCGGTGATCCTTGCCTGTGGCGCCGCCGGGCGCCTGGGCCTGCCGTCGTCGGGCTACCTGATGGGCACCTACGAAAACCCCACCAATGCCGGCGACGGCTACGCCATGGCCTACCACGCAGGGGCGGAGCTGGCGAACCTCGAGTGCTTCCAGATCAACCCGCTGATCAAGGACTACAACGGCCCTGCCTGCGCCTACGTCACCGGACCGTTGGGTGGCTACACCGCCAACAGCAAGGGCGAGCGCTTCATCGAATGTGACTACTGGAGCGGGCAGATGATGTGGGAGTTTCATCAAGAGCTCGAGGGCGGCAATGGCCCGGTGTTTCTCAAGCTCGACCACCTGGCCGAGGAAACCATCCAGAACATCGAAGAGATCCTGCACGGCAATGAGCGCCCCAGCCGGGGCCAGTTCCATGCCGGGCGCGGCACCGACTACCGCCAGCACATGGTCGAGATGCATATCTCCGAGATCGGTTTCTGCTCCGGGCATTCGGCGTCGGGGGTATGGGTCAACGAGAAGGCCGAGACCAGCGTGAAGGGCCTTTATGCCGCTGGTGACATGGCGGCGGTGCCGCACAACTACATGCTCGGCGCCTTCACCTATGGCTGGTTCGCCGGCGTGAATGCCGCGCAGTACGTGGCCGGGCGTGACTTCGCCGCCGTCGATGGCGCGCAGGTCGAACGTGAACAGGCGCGGGTCTTCGCCCCACTGCGCCGTGAGCACGGGCTGCCGCCAGCGCAGGTCGAGTACAAGCTGCGGCGCATGGTCAACGACTACCTGCAGCCGCCCAAGGTTACGAAGAAGATGGAGATCGGCCTGGCGCGGTTCGCCGAGATCGAGCGCGACCTGGCGCAGATGAAGGCCAGCAACCCCCATGAGCTGATGCGCGCCATGGAAGTTGCGGTCATCCGCGATTGCGCCGAGATGGCCGCGCGCGCTTCGTTGTTCCGCAAGGAGAGCCGCTGGGGGCTGTACCACCACCGGGTTGATTTCCCCGAGCGCAATGATGGTGAGTGGTTCGTGCATTGCCATCTGAAGAAGGGCGAGGACGGTGAGATGACCAGCTTCAAAAAGCCGGTGGAGCCGTACCTGATCCCGCTGGATGCCGAGGAGCAGACCGCGTACGACCGGCTGCGGGTGAAGGCTGACGCGGCGTGAATGGGGCCGCTGTGCGGCCCTTTCGCCGGCAAGCCGGCTCCCACAGGGTGGACATAGCGCTTCTGTGGGAGCTGGCTTGCCAGCGATAGGGCCAGCAGCCCCGGCGATTAACCATAAAGAGGGCCAAAGGCCCCAAGGACCCCGTGAACATGGCCTACCAACCCCAGGAAATCTTCTTTCGCAGCAGCGCCCCGGTCACCATCGACGAAGACAAGTGCATCGCCGAGAAAGGCTGCACCGTCTGCGTCGAGGTCTGCCCCATGGACCTGCTGGCCATCAACCCGGCCACGCAGAAGGCCTACATGGCCTTCGACGAATGCTGGTACTGCATGCCTTGCGAGAAAGACTGCCCCACCGGCGCAGTGAAGGTAGACATCCCCTACCTGTTGCGCTGAAGCCTCTGTTTCAACCAAGCGTGGATTGCCCGATGACCGAAC
This sequence is a window from Pseudomonas maumuensis. Protein-coding genes within it:
- a CDS encoding GntR family transcriptional regulator: MAELLPLSPVPLYTQLKDLLRERILDGSYPPHSRMPSENELGKAFDVSRITVRQALGDLQKEGLIFKIHGKGTFVAKPKAFQNVSTLQGLAESMTQMGYEVLNRLRSLRHVPASALVAARLQVEEGSLVTEIRRVRLINREPVSLEITWLPKAVGEKLEKADLVTRDIFLLLENDCGIALGHADLAIDAVLADSDLTQALEVEEGSPIMRIERLTHTADGAPLDFEHLYYRGDAFQYRLRIDRQKGGKA
- a CDS encoding fumarate reductase/succinate dehydrogenase flavoprotein subunit; the encoded protein is MTVEIQDYDIVVIGGGTAGPMAAIKAKEQDKALRVLLLEKANVKRSGAISMGMDGLNNAIIPGHATAEQYTKEITVANDGIVNQATVHAYATKSFETIEQLDRWGVKFEKDETGDYAVKKVHHMGAYVLPMPEGHDIKKVLYRQLKRARVEISNRMVCTRVLLDGEGAAAGVLGFDCRTGVFRVIRAKAVILACGAAGRLGLPSSGYLMGTYENPTNAGDGYAMAYHAGAELANLECFQINPLIKDYNGPACAYVTGPLGGYTANSKGERFIECDYWSGQMMWEFHQELEGGNGPVFLKLDHLAEETIQNIEEILHGNERPSRGQFHAGRGTDYRQHMVEMHISEIGFCSGHSASGVWVNEKAETSVKGLYAAGDMAAVPHNYMLGAFTYGWFAGVNAAQYVAGRDFAAVDGAQVEREQARVFAPLRREHGLPPAQVEYKLRRMVNDYLQPPKVTKKMEIGLARFAEIERDLAQMKASNPHELMRAMEVAVIRDCAEMAARASLFRKESRWGLYHHRVDFPERNDGEWFVHCHLKKGEDGEMTSFKKPVEPYLIPLDAEEQTAYDRLRVKADAA
- a CDS encoding 4Fe-4S dicluster domain-containing protein; protein product: MAYQPQEIFFRSSAPVTIDEDKCIAEKGCTVCVEVCPMDLLAINPATQKAYMAFDECWYCMPCEKDCPTGAVKVDIPYLLR